The following are encoded together in the Pseudomonas xantholysinigenes genome:
- a CDS encoding HlyD family type I secretion periplasmic adaptor subunit, which translates to MSAYSSLWQRYREAWQHAWRQRKALDAPLRAAHEIEFLPAALALQERPPHPAPRVFVWSIMGFAALALLWACLGHIDVVAVATGKVVPSGRTKLVQPSETAVVKAIHVSDGQRVKAGELLLELDPTTADAEVRRSESELLAARIDVARSSAMLQAIASGQPPHGLQGDIEQADAQQVQDAERWLQGQYQEYRNSLDQVDAEIQQRGAEIQAAQVQVASLRKTLPIATQLAQDYQNLLAQQYVARHEYLDKEQARLDLERQLQVQQASVLQSTAAQSEARRRREGVVAQARRSLLDLQQTAGQKVASLRQELAKARYQEARTQLLAPVDGTVQQLAVHTVGGVVTPAQALMVIVPGDQPVEVEALLENKDVGFVQVGQAVTVKVETFTYTRYGTVQGEVLSVSRDAIEDERRGLVYSSRIRLASDHLQVNGQAVALTPGMAVSAEIKTDQRTVIDYFLSPLQQHAQESLRER; encoded by the coding sequence ATGTCCGCCTATTCCAGCCTCTGGCAGCGCTACCGCGAGGCCTGGCAGCACGCCTGGCGCCAGCGCAAGGCGCTTGACGCGCCGTTGCGCGCCGCCCACGAAATCGAGTTCCTGCCGGCCGCCCTGGCCCTGCAGGAACGGCCACCGCACCCGGCACCACGGGTGTTCGTCTGGAGCATCATGGGCTTTGCCGCCCTGGCCTTGCTGTGGGCCTGCCTCGGTCATATCGACGTGGTCGCGGTGGCCACGGGCAAAGTGGTGCCGAGCGGGCGCACAAAGCTGGTCCAGCCCAGCGAGACTGCGGTGGTCAAGGCCATCCACGTCAGCGATGGCCAACGGGTGAAGGCCGGAGAGTTGCTGCTCGAACTCGACCCGACCACCGCCGACGCCGAGGTGCGCCGCAGCGAGAGCGAACTGCTCGCCGCGCGCATCGACGTGGCGCGCAGCAGCGCCATGCTCCAGGCCATTGCCAGCGGCCAGCCACCCCATGGGCTGCAAGGCGACATCGAACAGGCCGATGCCCAGCAGGTGCAGGATGCCGAACGCTGGCTGCAAGGCCAGTACCAGGAATATCGCAACAGCCTCGACCAGGTCGATGCCGAGATCCAGCAGCGTGGCGCCGAGATCCAGGCCGCCCAGGTGCAGGTGGCGAGCCTGCGCAAGACCCTGCCCATCGCCACCCAGCTGGCCCAGGACTACCAGAACCTGCTGGCGCAGCAGTACGTGGCCCGCCACGAATACCTCGACAAGGAACAGGCCCGCCTCGACCTGGAGCGCCAGCTGCAGGTGCAGCAAGCCAGCGTGCTGCAGTCGACCGCCGCGCAGTCAGAGGCCCGCCGCCGCCGCGAAGGCGTGGTGGCCCAGGCCAGGCGCAGCCTGCTCGACCTGCAGCAGACCGCCGGACAGAAGGTCGCCAGCCTGCGCCAGGAACTGGCCAAGGCGCGCTACCAGGAAGCCCGCACGCAACTGCTGGCCCCGGTCGACGGCACCGTCCAGCAGCTGGCGGTGCATACGGTTGGCGGCGTGGTCACCCCTGCCCAGGCGTTGATGGTCATCGTGCCCGGTGACCAGCCGGTGGAGGTCGAGGCACTGCTGGAGAACAAGGACGTCGGCTTCGTCCAGGTCGGCCAAGCCGTGACGGTCAAGGTCGAGACCTTCACCTACACCCGCTACGGCACGGTACAGGGCGAAGTGCTGAGCGTGTCACGCGACGCCATCGAGGACGAACGCCGCGGGTTGGTGTACAGCAGCCGCATCCGCCTGGCCAGCGACCACCTGCAGGTCAACGGCCAGGCCGTGGCGCTGACGCCGGGCATGGCGGTGAGCGCCGAGATCAAGACCGATCAGCGGACGGTGATCGATTACTTCCTGAGTCCGTTGCAACAGCATGCGCAAGAAAGTTTGCGGGAACGGTAA
- a CDS encoding type I secretion system permease/ATPase, with the protein MSEHQPGTPDTGLICLLMLARFHNVAASGEQLAHEFGDGQQPFATPQLLQASRKLGLKARRVQTCIERLARTPLPAIAADREGGFFVIARMDQGKALIQDPRAERPEVIDLATLEQRWSGELLLLRSEALAPGESSRFDFTWFIPAIVKHRKLLGEVTLVSFVLQIFALLTPLFFQVVMDKVLVHHGLTTLDVIAIGLLGIMLFESALSGLRSFVFAHTASRIDVELGSRLFHHLIHLPLAYFQARRVGDSVARVRELENIRNFLTGNAITLVMDVLFSVVFIAVMFYYSGWLTLVVVASLPLYALVSLLITPVLRQRLQDSFNRGAENQAFLVETVNGIDTLKSMAVEPQILRRWDNQLAAYVAAGFKTQTLSTLANESVGLIGKLVTVATLWLGARLVIDGQLTVGELIAFNMLAGRVAQPIMRLAQLWTSFQQTGVSVQRLGDILNTRTELASSARSALPPLQGRIEFDQVHFRYRADGSEILRGVNLCIEPGEVIGVVGRSGSGKSTLTRLLQRLYVPERGRVLVDGMDLALADASSLRRQIGVVQQDNLLFNRSIRENIALADPGTPLETVMQAARLAGAHDFILELAEGYDTMVGEHGASLSGGQRQRIAIARALIGDPRILIFDEATSALDYESERIIQQNMRSICQGRTVIIIAHRLSAVRDANRIVVVDRGQIVEQGSHAELLAHQAGHYARLHRLQQG; encoded by the coding sequence ATGAGTGAACACCAACCAGGCACCCCGGACACCGGGCTGATCTGCCTGCTGATGCTGGCCCGTTTCCACAACGTGGCCGCCTCCGGCGAACAGCTGGCCCACGAGTTCGGCGATGGCCAGCAACCCTTCGCCACGCCACAGCTGCTGCAGGCTTCGCGCAAGCTCGGCCTCAAGGCCAGACGCGTCCAGACCTGCATCGAACGCCTGGCACGCACGCCACTGCCGGCGATTGCCGCCGATCGTGAGGGTGGCTTCTTCGTCATTGCCCGCATGGACCAGGGCAAGGCGCTGATCCAGGACCCGCGTGCCGAGCGCCCCGAGGTCATCGACCTGGCCACCCTCGAACAACGCTGGAGCGGCGAATTGCTGCTGCTGCGCAGCGAAGCACTGGCTCCCGGCGAGTCCTCGCGCTTCGACTTCACTTGGTTCATCCCGGCCATCGTCAAGCATCGCAAGCTGCTCGGCGAAGTGACCCTGGTGTCCTTCGTGCTACAGATCTTCGCCCTGCTCACGCCGCTGTTCTTCCAGGTGGTGATGGACAAGGTCCTGGTGCACCACGGCCTGACCACCCTGGATGTGATCGCCATCGGCCTGCTGGGCATCATGCTGTTCGAGTCGGCCCTGAGCGGCCTGCGCAGCTTCGTCTTCGCCCACACCGCCAGCCGCATCGACGTCGAACTGGGCTCACGCCTGTTCCACCACCTGATCCACCTGCCGCTGGCCTACTTCCAGGCGCGCCGGGTCGGTGACTCGGTGGCGCGGGTGCGCGAGCTGGAGAACATCCGCAACTTCCTCACCGGCAACGCCATCACCCTGGTGATGGACGTGCTGTTCTCGGTGGTGTTCATCGCCGTGATGTTCTACTACAGCGGCTGGCTGACCTTGGTGGTGGTGGCTTCACTGCCGCTCTACGCGCTGGTGTCGCTGCTGATCACACCGGTGCTGCGCCAGCGCCTGCAGGACAGCTTCAACCGTGGCGCCGAGAACCAGGCGTTCCTGGTCGAGACGGTCAACGGCATCGACACCCTCAAGTCGATGGCCGTCGAGCCGCAGATCCTGCGGCGCTGGGACAACCAGCTGGCGGCCTACGTCGCCGCCGGTTTCAAGACCCAGACCCTGTCGACCCTGGCCAACGAAAGCGTCGGCCTGATCGGCAAGCTGGTGACCGTCGCCACCCTCTGGCTCGGCGCGCGCCTGGTGATCGATGGCCAGCTCACGGTCGGCGAGCTGATCGCCTTCAACATGCTGGCCGGGCGCGTGGCCCAGCCGATCATGCGCCTGGCCCAGCTATGGACCAGCTTCCAGCAGACCGGCGTGTCGGTGCAGCGCCTGGGCGACATCCTCAACACCCGCACCGAGCTGGCCAGTTCTGCACGCAGCGCCTTGCCCCCCCTGCAAGGCCGTATCGAGTTCGACCAAGTGCATTTTCGCTACCGCGCCGATGGCTCGGAGATCCTCCGCGGGGTCAACCTGTGCATCGAGCCCGGCGAGGTGATCGGCGTGGTCGGGCGCTCAGGTTCCGGCAAGAGCACCCTGACCCGTCTGCTGCAGAGGCTCTACGTGCCCGAGCGCGGGCGGGTGCTGGTCGACGGCATGGACCTGGCCCTGGCCGATGCTTCCTCGCTGCGCCGGCAGATTGGCGTGGTGCAGCAGGACAACCTGCTGTTCAACCGCAGCATCCGCGAGAACATCGCCCTAGCCGACCCCGGCACCCCGCTGGAGACGGTCATGCAGGCCGCGCGCCTGGCCGGTGCCCACGACTTCATCCTCGAACTCGCCGAAGGCTACGACACGATGGTGGGCGAGCACGGTGCCTCGCTCTCGGGTGGACAACGCCAGCGCATCGCCATAGCCCGGGCGCTGATCGGCGACCCGCGCATCCTGATCTTCGACGAAGCCACCAGCGCGCTGGACTACGAGTCCGAACGCATCATCCAGCAGAACATGCGTTCGATCTGCCAGGGGCGCACGGTGATCATCATCGCCCACCGCCTGTCCGCCGTGCGCGATGCCAACCGCATCGTCGTGGTGGACCGCGGCCAGATCGTCGAACAAGGCAGCCACGCCGAACTGCTCGCACACCAGGCCGGGCACTACGCCAGGCTGCACCGCCTGCAACAGGGCTGA
- a CDS encoding TolC family outer membrane protein, producing the protein MPLRTTLLHATFLSSLSVCPALLADPQRADLLAVYQQALDQDARLSAARHEFQALSERVPQARAGLLPTLNAGATFESTRLQRDEPALTRTRSGMVYQANLNQPLLRLDRWYALKAAEAGTAQAGLDLATKEQALILQTAEAYFDTLRALDALAAAKAEAKALKRQQEQAQGRLANGASSITDVLDAQAAYDNASANRQLAQRKVDDAFEALYRLTRQDYAQIAGIAHQLPVQAPVPNDASTWVEQAVQGNLALLASGHAVDAAAQANRQRKAGHAPTLDAVASYRKGDNDRFGYSNPTDFGRNGYRDDIAQGTLGLELNIPLYAGGLTSSQAREAGERLAQSEDEHEDRRREVVLQTRNLHRAVNADVEQVQARQQSIRSSQASLKANQVGRALGSRNTADVLNAERQLYRAVREYNDARYDYIIDSLKLKQAAGSLAPQDLLELSHYLSRDYDPDRDFLPPEARQPIAS; encoded by the coding sequence ATGCCCCTGCGCACTACCTTGCTCCACGCCACCTTCCTGAGCAGCCTGAGTGTCTGCCCGGCACTGCTCGCCGACCCGCAACGCGCCGACCTGCTGGCGGTCTACCAACAGGCACTGGACCAAGATGCCCGCCTCAGCGCCGCCCGCCACGAATTCCAGGCCCTGAGCGAACGCGTGCCACAAGCCCGTGCCGGCCTGTTGCCGACCCTCAATGCCGGCGCCACCTTCGAAAGCACTCGCCTGCAGCGCGACGAACCCGCGCTCACCCGCACCCGCAGCGGCATGGTCTACCAGGCCAACCTCAACCAACCGCTGCTGCGCCTGGACCGCTGGTATGCCCTCAAGGCCGCCGAGGCCGGCACCGCGCAAGCCGGCCTGGACCTCGCCACCAAGGAACAGGCGCTGATCCTGCAAACCGCCGAGGCCTATTTCGATACCCTGCGCGCCCTCGACGCGCTGGCCGCCGCCAAGGCCGAGGCCAAGGCGCTCAAGCGCCAGCAGGAGCAGGCCCAGGGCCGCCTGGCGAACGGCGCCTCGAGCATCACCGACGTGCTCGATGCCCAGGCCGCCTACGACAACGCCAGTGCCAACCGCCAGCTGGCGCAACGCAAGGTCGACGATGCCTTCGAGGCGCTGTACCGCCTGACCCGCCAGGACTATGCGCAGATCGCCGGCATCGCCCACCAACTGCCGGTCCAGGCCCCGGTGCCCAACGATGCCAGCACCTGGGTCGAGCAGGCGGTGCAGGGCAACCTCGCCTTGCTCGCCAGCGGCCACGCGGTGGATGCCGCCGCGCAAGCCAACCGCCAGCGCAAGGCCGGGCATGCCCCGACCCTGGATGCCGTCGCGTCCTACCGCAAAGGCGACAACGACCGCTTCGGCTACAGCAACCCGACCGACTTCGGTCGCAACGGCTACCGCGACGACATCGCCCAGGGCACCCTCGGCCTGGAGCTGAACATTCCGCTGTACGCAGGCGGCCTGACCAGCTCGCAGGCCCGCGAAGCGGGCGAGCGTCTGGCGCAGAGCGAGGACGAGCACGAAGACCGCCGCCGCGAAGTGGTGCTGCAGACCCGTAATCTGCACCGCGCGGTCAACGCCGATGTGGAGCAGGTCCAGGCTCGCCAGCAAAGCATCCGCTCCAGCCAGGCCTCGCTGAAGGCCAACCAGGTGGGCCGGGCGCTCGGCTCACGCAACACCGCCGACGTCCTCAATGCCGAGCGCCAGCTGTACCGGGCCGTGCGTGAGTACAACGATGCCCGCTACGACTACATCATCGATTCCCTGAAGCTCAAGCAGGCCGCCGGCAGCCTGGCTCCCCAGGACCTGCTCGAGCTGTCCCACTACCTGAGCCGCGACTACGACCCCGACCGCGACTTTCTGCCGCCCGAGGCCAGGCAGCCCATCGCCAGTTAA
- a CDS encoding carbonic anhydrase, with protein MPVKDPSKVVPAAPAESADAALKHIVDGFLRFHTEVFPEQQELFKKLATAQKPRAMFITCADSRIVPELITQSSPGDLFVTRNVGNVVPPYGQMNGGVSSAIEYAVLALGVHHIIVCGHSDCGAMRAVLNPHSLDKMPTVAAWLRHAEVARTVIEDNCSCGSEHESMQLLTKENVIAQLHHLRTHPSVASRLAAGQLHIHGWIYDIETSQIEAYDAASDRFLPLTAGESIPSATPRGRY; from the coding sequence ATGCCCGTCAAGGACCCATCCAAGGTCGTCCCGGCTGCGCCCGCCGAAAGCGCCGATGCTGCCCTGAAGCATATCGTCGACGGCTTCCTGCGGTTCCATACCGAGGTCTTTCCCGAGCAGCAGGAGCTGTTCAAGAAGCTGGCCACCGCGCAGAAGCCGCGTGCCATGTTCATCACCTGCGCCGACTCGCGCATCGTCCCCGAACTGATCACCCAGAGCTCGCCGGGCGATCTGTTCGTCACCCGTAACGTCGGCAACGTCGTGCCGCCGTATGGCCAGATGAACGGCGGTGTGTCGAGCGCCATCGAATACGCGGTGCTGGCCCTGGGCGTGCATCACATCATCGTCTGCGGCCACTCCGATTGCGGCGCCATGCGCGCGGTGCTCAACCCGCACTCGCTGGACAAGATGCCGACCGTTGCCGCCTGGCTGCGCCATGCCGAAGTGGCGCGCACCGTGATCGAGGACAACTGCTCCTGCGGCAGCGAGCACGAAAGCATGCAGCTGCTGACTAAGGAAAACGTCATCGCCCAGCTGCACCACCTGCGCACCCACCCGTCAGTGGCCTCGCGCCTGGCCGCCGGGCAGCTGCATATCCATGGCTGGATCTACGACATCGAAACCAGCCAGATCGAAGCCTACGATGCCGCCAGCGACCGCTTCCTGCCGCTGACCGCCGGCGAGTCGATCCCCTCCGCTACTCCGAGAGGCCGCTACTAA